One window of the Rhipicephalus microplus isolate Deutch F79 chromosome 2, USDA_Rmic, whole genome shotgun sequence genome contains the following:
- the LOC119170659 gene encoding serine hydrolase-like protein, whose protein sequence is MERRRSLKSKDLLIPVGYGYLHAKDSGPSDGLPVLAIHDWLDNCASFDNLVPLLDPSFRVVALDLVGHGASSNLPRGYQYSHQQFVEDIDDVLNYLGWSCCAILAHGVGATMALYYAGLRPDVCTRVVSLSMSDTVNTHPGHMLPTLVQHIEASGNLEYHKADKETMETVVRDLVDVTGGSLDEDSARVLLGAEDEAGQTLQLAVLSRCLKVYTLSEIKKDALTIQNTMTLYRGPLLMVSAKDWCDDDEEGMLRICEDFFRTSCDPFVKLEVDGTHHVHLNNPGLVSSQVNDFLRKSCDLSCHSLVYEGSLERNCVDAAPLLMDFVL, encoded by the coding sequence ATGGAGAGAAGACGATCTCTCAAGTCCAAGGACCTGCTGATACCCGTGGGCTATGGCTACCTGCATGCCAAGGATTCTGGCCCGTCAGATGGCTTGCCCGTGCTCGCCATCCACGACTGGCTCGATAACTGCGCCTCATTCGACAACCTGGTTCCCCTGCTGGACCCGTCGTTTCGAGTGGTTGCCCTGGACTTGGTGGGCCACGGAGCGTCGTCCAACCTGCCGCGTGGTTACCAGTACAGCCACCAGCAATTCGTCGAGGATATCGACGACGTGCTGAACTATCTGGGCTGGAGTTGCTGCGCCATCCTGGCTCACGGAGTCGGAGCCACGATGGCACTCTACTACGCCGGTCTTCGGCCGGACGTCTGCACGCGTGTTGTGTCGTTGAGCATGTCGGACACCGTGAACACGCATCCAGGCCACATGCTGCCGACACTAGTGCAACACATCGAGGCGTCCGGAAACCTCGAATACCACAAGGCCGACAAGGAGACCATGGAGACCGTGGTTCGGGACCTCGTCGACGTCACGGGAGGTTCGCTGGACGAAGACTCTGCGCGTGTTCTTCTAGGCGCTGAGGACGAGGCTGGTCAGACCCTGCAACTGGCAGTACTCTCCCGGTGCCTAAAGGTGTACACGCTTTCCGAGATCAAGAAGGATGCCCTCACAATTCAGAACACTATGACTCTTTACCGTGGCCCCTTGCTCATGGTGTCTGCCAAGGACTGGtgtgacgacgacgaagaaggcATGCTCCGCATTTGCGAGGACTTTTTCCGGACTTCATGCGACCCTTTCGTCAAGCTGGAGGTCGACGGCACGCATCACGTTCACCTCAACAACCCCGGCCTCGTATCGAGCCAAGTGAATGACTTTCTCCGAAAGTCGTGCGACCTGTCCTGCCACTCCCTGGTCTACGAAGGCTCGCTTGAAAGGAACTGTGTGGATGCCGCTCCGCTGCTCATGGACTTCGTGTTATAA